One Miscanthus floridulus cultivar M001 chromosome 11, ASM1932011v1, whole genome shotgun sequence DNA window includes the following coding sequences:
- the LOC136491801 gene encoding protein PYRICULARIA ORYZAE RESISTANCE 21-like has protein sequence MGKLKITVDLECGRCSTKIQKVLCCIQERCEFVIEKVEYEKDKVTVSGPFDANKLSCILWAKACRIIKNIEIVKEKEPEPKPEPKCKLVYSCPYPCPQPG, from the exons ATGGGCAAGTTGAAGATCACGGTGGACCTGGAGTGCGGCCGCTGCAGCACCAAGATCCAGAAGGTCCTGTGCTGCATCCAAG AGCGATGCGAGTTCGTGATCGAGAAGGTGGAGTACGAGAAGGACAAGGTGACCGTTTCCGGGCCCTTCGACGCCAACAAGCTCAGCTGCATCCTCTGGGCCAAGGCCTGTAGGATCATCAAGAACATCGAGATCGTCAAAGAAAAGGAGCCCGAGCCCAAGCCCGAGCCCAAGTGCAAGCTGGTATACTCGTGCCCTTATCCGTGCCCACAGCCCGGC
- the LOC136493008 gene encoding potassium transporter 19-like translates to MALETDKQNPREAKILGAKFQRHDSLYEDAERVSGNGYHVSEDSWARTLHLAFQCIGVIYGDIGTSPLYVYASTFTSGISNVDDLYGVLSLILYSIILLPMIKYVFIVLYANDNGDGGTFALYSLISRYAKVSLIPNQQADDAMVSNYGLQTVSAPMKRAQWTKKMLESSMVAKVAIFLLTMLGTSMVISDGVLTPAISVLSAVSGLQERAPQLKHEQMVWISVAILVVLFAVQRFGTDKVGYAFAPIILMWFLFIGGIGIYNLIKYDIGVLRAFYPKYIVDYFKTNGKDAWISLGGILLCFTGTEAMFADLGHFNIRSIQISFSFILFPSVSLAYIGQAAFLRKHPEHVLETFYKSIPGPMFWPTFIISVSAAIIASQAMISGSFAIISQSQKLGCFPRVKVLHTSKLYEGQVYIPEINFVLGLLCVIVTFGFKTTTNIGNAYGICVTSVMVITTILLVIVMLLIWRVSIWLIIPFCLVFGSIELVYLSSVLYKFKQGGYLPIVTTAVLLTIMGVWHYVHVKKYWYELEHIVTNEDMRELIQAHDVKRTPGVGFLYTELVQGVPPIFPHLIEKIPFVHSILVFVSIKHLPIPHVEVSERFHFRKVESRTSRMFRCVARYGYSDTIEGAKEFAASLVEGLQSYIEEGHFITNMQIQETEAEATSITDSNTRTRKASGSTVYIEEALTPSETTDLTQPPISSYSAHSSGRISEDQSRTIAEEKQFIQRELQKGVVYILGETEIRAGSNSSFVKKIVVNHMYSFLRKNFRQGEKAFAIPRQKLLKVGMVYEI, encoded by the exons ATGGCTCTTGAAACGGATAAACAGAATCCTAGAGAAGCCAAAATACTTGGTGCAAAATTTCAGCGTCATGACTCCCTATATGAGGATGCAGAAAGAGTATCAGGCAATGGATATCATGTCTCCGAG GATAGTTGGGCTCGAACGTTACATTTGGCATTCCAGTGCATTGGAGTGATATATGGTGACATAGGCACATCACCGCTGTATGTGTATGCAAGCACCTTTACAAGTGGCATCAGCAATGTTGATGACCTCTATGGAGTCCTGTCACTTATTCTTTACAGCATAATTCTTCTACCTATGATCAAGTATGTCTTCATTGTTCTGTATGCAAATGACAATGGCGATG GTGGCACATTTGCACTTTACTCATTGATATCGCGGTATGCAAAAGTGAGCTTGATTCCAAATCAGCAAGCAGACGATGCAATGGTCTCAAACTATGGCCTACAAACAGTATCAGCCCCTATGAAGAGGGCTCAATGGACGAAAAAGATGCTGGAAAGTAGCATGGTGGCTAAGGTTGCCATTTTCCTCCTTACCATGCTGGGCACCTCAATGGTTATCAGCGATGGTGTTTTGACCCCAGCAATATCCG TGCTCTCTGCGGTGAGTGGTCTCCAAGAGAGAGCACCTCAGCTGAAACATG AGCAAATGGTATGGATCTCTGTTGCCATTCTGGTGGTGCTGTTTGCTGTTCAGCGTTTTGGAACAGACAAAGTTGGCTATGCATTTGCACCCATTATTCTGATGTGGTTCCTGTTCATTGGTGGCATTGGAATTTACAACTTAATCAAATACGACATCGGTGTTTTGAGAGCTTTCTATCCAAAATACATCGTAGACTACTTCAAAACGAATGGAAAGGATGCATGGATCTCCCTTGGGGGCATCCTTTTATGCTTTACAG GCACAGAAGCTATGTTTGCTGATCTAGGCCATTTCAACATAAGGTCAATTCAG ATCAGTTTCAGCTTTATTTTGTTCCCGTCAGTGTCATTAGCTTATATTGGTCAAGCGGCGTTCCTTCGTAAACACCCAGAACATGTTCTTGAAACTTTCTATAAATCAATTCCAG GACCAATGTTCTGGCCAACCTTCATAATTTCTGTCTCTGCTGCGATAATTGCAAGTCAGGCTATGATATCCGGTTCATTCGCAATCATTTCACAGTCACAAAAATTGGGCTGCTTTCCAAGGGTCAAAGTACTCCATACTTCAAAACTTTATGAGGGGCAGGTGTACATTCCGGAGATAAACTTTGTTCTTGGGTTGCTTTGTGTGATAGTAACATTTGGTTTCAAGACAACGACTAATATTGGCAACGCATATG GAATTTGTGTTACTTCTGTGATGGTTATTACAACTATTCTGCTTGTAATTGTGATGCTTCTCATATGGAGGGTGAGCATTTGGCTGATAATACCCTTCTGCCTGGTATTTGGTTCCATAGAGCTTGTCTATCTTTCTTCAGTTCTATACAAATTCAAACAAGGGGGTTACCTTCCTATTGTAACTACAGCAGTTCTGCTAACGATCATGGGTGTTTGGCATTATGTCCACGTAAAGAAATACTGGTACGAGCTTGAGCACATAgttacaaatgaagatatgcgAGAACTCATTCAAGCACATGACGTAAAAAGAACTCCTGGGGTAGGCTTCCTCTATACAGAATTAGTGCAGGGTGTCCCACCAATTTTCCCCCACCTCATTGAGAAAATACCCTTTGTTCATTCAATCCTAGTGTTTGTTTCCATTAAACACCTGCCGATCCCTCATGTTGAGGTTTCAGAACGATTCCACTTCAGGAAAGTTGAGTCAAGAACCTCCCGGATGTTTCGGTGTGTGGCACGATATGGGTACAGTGATACCATAGAAGGGGCTAAGGAATTTGCTGCTTCCCTTGTTGAAGGACTCCAATCATATATTGAAGAAGGGCATTTTATCACAAACATGCAAATTCAGGAAACTGAGGCTGAAGCAACCTCCATCACAGATAGTAACACAAGAACACGTAAAGCCAGCGGCTCCACAGTGTACATTGAAGAGGCACTGACGCCAAGTGAAACTACAGATCTCACCCAACCTCCCATAAGCAGCTACTCAGCGCACTCATCTGGAAGGATTAGCGAAGACCAATCCCGCACAATTGCAGAAGAAAAACAATTTATTCAGAGGGAGCTGCAGAAAGGAGTGGTCTATATTCTTGGAGAAACTGAAATCAGGGCAGGATCAAATTCTTCCTTTGTCAAAAAGATTGTTGTCAACCACATGTACTCGTTCCTGAGGAAGAACTTCAGGCAAGGGGAGAAGGCTTTTGCAATCCCAAGGCAGAAGTTGCTCAAAGTGGGAATGGTATATGAAATTTAA